One Silurus meridionalis isolate SWU-2019-XX chromosome 10, ASM1480568v1, whole genome shotgun sequence genomic window carries:
- the kif21a gene encoding kinesin-like protein KIF21A isoform X4, giving the protein MNPGQDESSVRVALRIRPQLAREKIEGCHICTFVTPGEPQVILGKDKAFTFDHVFDMDTDQETIYANCTEKLIEGCLEGYNATIFAYGQTGSGKTYTMGTGFDVSISEDELGIIPRAVSHLFKGIEQRRQAATEQGRPVPEFKINAQFLELYNEEVLDLFDSTRDMESRKQKSHIKIHEDASGGIYTVGVTTRTVSSEAEMMQCLKLGALSRTTASTQMNVQSSRSHAIFTIHLCQVRVCTPSDNNDNETDNRLANGSSDMDEFETLTAKFHFVDLAGSERLKRTGATGERAKEGISINCGLLALGNVISALGDRSKRSTHVPYRDSKLTRLLQDSLGGNSQTVMIACISPSDRDFMETLNTLKYANRARNIKNKVVVNQDKASQQISALRTEIARLQMELMEYRTGKRIVSEDGMESINDMYHENSMLQMENQNLRVRVKAMQETIDAQRARLTQILSDQANNALAKAGEGSEEIGNMIQNYIKEIEDLRAKLLESEAVNENLRKNLSRASTRSPFYGGSAAFSLGPDPSQETSDIIELAKKDLEKLKRRERKKKKRLQQLLEERRVEEEEEMEVKEDSVLKEEIPDNEQEKGNEREQCEPASEEAEEVQEGSDHEEAEEEEEEEEDEELEADESSDDSDSELDEKENFQADLANITCEIAIKQKLIDELENSQRRLHTLKQQYEQKLMMLQSKIQDTQLERDRVLQNMGSVESCTEDKAKKIKAEYEKKLTVMNKELQKLQAAQKEHARLLKNQSQYEKQLKKLQQEVVEMKKIKVRLMKQMKEQQEKNRLTESRRNREIATLKKDQRKQEHQLKLLEAQKRQQELILRRKTEEVTALRRQVRPISGKMNRKVLLPENVQDSAHRMPSTRTHTGSGAPNGTRLYHRRPVGIYSTRIARVKWQSLERRISDIIMQRMTISNMEADMNRLLKQREDLTRRRDKLNRKKEKMATDSPEAEKAVQSLNEELESLLANIDYINDSIADCQANIMQMEEAKEEGETMDVSAVISSCTLSEARFLLDHFMSMAINKGLHAAQKESQIKVMEGRLKQTEINSATQNQLLFHMLKEKAEFNPELDALLGNALQELGNMSVENEDDSSSDESTQSPAADANTMATDLMKLCGETKTRSKARRRTTTQMELLYANSCEPGLDTPSGEFTSPLHPMAETPEGTDESLSSTLRDYMLPGSALSSRMGGIGVINPVPASKSNRGGTLQCVHVAEGHSKAVLCVDSTDDLLFTGSKDRTCKVWNLVTGQEIMSLGGHPNNVVSVRYSSSMVFTVSTSYIKVWDIRDSAKCIRTLTSSGQVSTGDACAGNTSRTVTTAAGENQINQIALNPTGTVLYVAAGNSVRMWDLRRFVSSGKLTGHLGPVMCLTVDHSGSGQDLVITGSKDHYIKMFDVTEGALGSISPTHNFEPPHYDGIESVVVQGDCLFSGSRDNGIKKWDLARKDLLQQVPNAHRDWVCALGVVPGSPALLSGCRGGVLKLWHKDTLSALGELRGHESPINSISTNSSLLFTASDDRTVKIWRARGGLDSTDMTDITDEPGSN; this is encoded by the exons ACTGGTTCGGGAAAGACGTACACGATGGGCACTGGTTTCGACGTGAGCATATCGGAAGATGAGCTGGGCATCATCCCTCGAGCAGTCAGTCACCTTTTCAAAGGCATTGAGCAGAGACGACAGGCTGCAACAGAGCAAGGACGCCCAGTACCTGAGTTCAAGATTAATGCCCAGTTCCTGGAG ttGTATAATGAGGAGGTTCTGGATCTCTTTGACTCTACACGTGATATGGAGTCCCGAAAACAGAAATCTCAcataaagatccatgaagatgcCAGCGGCGGCATTTATACGGTGGGAGTGACCACACGCACTGTTTCTTCAGAGGCTGAA ATGATGCAGTGTTTGAAGCTGGGCGCTCTTTCACGAACTACTGCTAGCACTCAAATGAACGTACAGAGTTCTCGCTCACATGCCATCTTCACAATCCACCTGTGCCAAGTGCGCGTATGCACACCTTCAGACAAT AATGACAATGAGACTGATAACCGGCTGGCCAATGGCTCATCTGACATGGATGAGTTTGAGACACTAACTGCAAAGTTTCACTTCGTGGATCTGGCAGGTTCAGAACGGCTAAAGAGAACCGGTGCCACCGGAGAAAGAGCCAAAGAGGGCATTTCCATCAACTGTGGACTG TTGGCATTGGggaatgtcatcagtgccttaGGAGACAGAAGCAAACGGTCAACACATGTGCCTTACCGAGACTCCAAACTTACACGTCTTCTCCAGGATTCTTTGGGTGGCAACAG CCAAACAGTGATGATAGCCTGCATAAGTCCATCAGACCGGGACTTCATGGAGACTCTGAACACGCTGAAGTATGCAAACCGAGCCCGTAACATAAAGAACAAAGTGGTGGTGAATCAGGACAAAGCCAGTCAGCAGATCAGTGCTCTAAGGACGGAGATTGCAAGGCTGCAAATGGAGCTCATGGAGTACCGTACG GGCAAGCGTATTGTTAGTGAGGATGGCATGGAGAGCATCAATGACATGTACCATGAGAACTCCATGCTGCAGATGGAGAACCAGAATCTACGTGTACGTGTGAAAGCCATGCAAGAGACAATCGACGCCCAGCGAGCCCGCCTCACTCAGATCCTCAGCGATCAGGCTAATAATGCACTTGCAAAAGCTG GGGAAGGCAGTGAGGAAATTGGAAATATGATACAGAACTACATCAAAGAGATTGAAGATTTGAG GGCAAAATTGCTGGAAAGCGAGGCAGTGAATGAGAATCTGAGGAAGAATCTGTCTCGAGCGTCCACTAGATCGCCTTTCTATGGAGGGTCTGCAGCTTTCTCTCTGGGTCCTGACCCATCCCAAGAGACCTCTGACATCATTGAGCTGGCTAAGAAAGATCTGGAGAAActgaagaggagagagaggaagaaaaaaaaaag GCTCCAGCAGCTGCTGGAggagaggagagtggaggaggaagaggagatggaggtgaaggaagacag TGTTTTAAAGGAAGAAATCCCTGATAATGAgcaagagaaggggaatgagcgAGAGCAGTGTGAGCCTGCGAGTGAGGAGGCAGAG GAGGTCCAGGAAGGCAGTGATCATGAAGAGgctgaggaagaagaggaggaggaggaagatgaggagcTGGAAGCTGACGAGAGTTCAGATGATTCAGACTCAGAGTTGGATGAGAAAG AGAACTTTCAGGCAGACCTGGCCAACATCACTTGTGAGATTGCTATCAAGCAGAAGTTAATCGATGAGCTGGAGAACAGCCAAAGACGTCTTCACACCCTCAAACAGCAATATGAGCAAAAACTCATGATGCTGCAGAGTAAGATTCAGGACACTCAGCTGGAGAGAGATCGTGTACTGCAAAACATGG GCTCCGTAGAGTCCTGTACTGAGGACAAGGCGAAGAAAATAAAGGCAGAGTATGAGAAGAAACTAACCGTCATGAACAAAGAACTGCAGAAACTGCAAGCCGCCCAGAAAGAACACGCTCGCCTGCTCAAGAACCAGTCACAGTATGAAAAGCAGCTTAAGAAACTCCAACAGGAAGTCGTGGAGATGAAGAAAATCAAA GTGCGTCTGATGAAGCAAATGAAGGAGCAGCAGGAGAAAAACCGTCTGACAGAGTCACGCAGGAACCGTGAGATTGCCACACTGAAGAAGGACCAGCGAAAACAGGAG CACCAGCTGAAACTGCTTGAGGCCCAGAAGAGGCAGCAAGAGCTCATACTGCGCAGGAAGACTGAGGAG GTGACTGCTCTGAGACGGCAGGTTCGGCCTATTTCAGGAAAGATGAACAGAAAGGTTCTCCTACCAGAGAATGTACAGGACTCTGCCCACAGAATGCccagcacacgcacacacacaggatcaGGAGCTCCGAACGGAACGAG ACTGTACCATCGCAGACCTGTAGGGATTTACTCTACTCGTATAGCACGGGTCAAATGGCAGAGTCTGGAGCGCCGAATCTCCGACATCATCATGCAGCGCATGACAATCTCCAATATGGAGGCAGATATGAATCGCCTTCTcaag CAAAGAGAGGATCTCACACGGCGGAGAGACAAGCTAAacaggaagaaggagaagatggCCACCGATAGCCCTGAAGCTGAAAAAGCTGTGCAGTCTCTGAACGAGGAATTGGAGTCCCTTTTAGCAAATATCGACTACATTAACGACAGTATTGCTGACTGCCAGGCCAACATCATGCAGATGGAGGAGGCGAAG gaAGAGGGTGAGACGATGGATGTTTCAGCTGTGATCAGCTCCTGCACCCTTTCAGAGGCTCGTTTTCTTCTGGATCATTTCATGTCTATGGCTATCAATAAG GGACTACACGCGGCCCAGAAAGAGTCTCAGATTAAGGTGATGGAGGGCCGACTCAAGCAGACTGAGATCAACAGCGCCACTCAGAACCAACTGTTATTCCATATGCTGAAGGAGAAAGCAGAGTTTAACCCGGAGCTGGATGCACTTCTTGGGAATGCTCTGCAAG AGCTAGGTAACATGTCTGTGG AGAATGAAGATGACAGTAGCAGTGATGAGTCGACACAGAGTCCTGCAGCAGATGCGAA CACCATGGCCACTGATCTCATGAAGCTCTGTGGAGAGACCAAGACCAGGAGTAAG GCTCGAAGAAGAACTACCACACAAATGGAGTTGCTCTATGCGAACAGCTGTGAGCCTGGCCTCGATACACCCAGTGGGGAATTCACCAGCCCTCTCCACCCGATGGCTGAAACTCCAGAGGGCACAGACGAATCTTTGAGTAGTACGCTTAGGGACTACATGCTCCCTGGTTCTGCCTTGTCCTCGAGAATGGGTGGCAT AGGAGTGATAAACCCAGTACCTGCATCGAAGAGCAATCGCGGCGGTactctgcagtgtgtgcatgtggctGAGGGCCATAGCAAAGCTGTGCTGTGTGTGGACTCCACTGATGATCTCCTATTTACTGGATCTAAAG ATCGCACGTGCAAGGTGTGGAatctggtgactgggcaggaaaTCATGTCTCTCGGTGGCCATCCTAATAACGTTGTGTCAGTACGTTATAGCTCCAGCATGGTCTTTACAGTCTCCACCTCTTACATAAAAGTGTGGGACATCCGCGACTCTGCAAAGTGCATCCGCACCCTCAC atccTCTGGTCAGGTGAGCACAGGCGATGCATGTGCTGGTAACACCAGCCGCACAGTGACTACAGCCGCTGGAGAAAACCAGATCAACCAGATTGCCCTCAACCCTACAGGCACAGTGCTGTATGTGGCAGCTGGCAACTCTGTCCGCATGTGGGACCTCAGAAG GTTTGTCTCTTCAGGAAAACTTACAGGTCATCTAGGCCCAGTCATGTGTTTGACTGTGGATCACTCTGGCAGTGGCCAAGATCTGGTCATCACCGGCTCTAAGGATCACTATATCAAG ATGTTTGATGTAACAGAAGGAGCTCTAGGCAGCATCAGTCCTACGCACAACTTTGAACCTCCACACTACGATGGCATTGAGTCGGTAGTGGTGCAGGGAGACTGTCTATTCAGTGGCTCCAGAGacaatggaataaaaaaatgggaCCTGGCTCGCAAAGACCTACTGCAG CAAGTTCCTAACGCTCACCGGGACTGGGTGTGTGCGCTGGGCGTTGTGCCAGGTTCTCCTGCCCTGCTGAGTGGCTGTAGAGGAGGAGTGTTGAAGCTCTGGCACAAGGACACACTGAGCGCTCTCGGAGAACTCCGGGGACACGAGAGTCCTATCAACAGCATCTCTACAAACAGCAGCTTATTGTTTACCGCATCAGA TGATCGAACGGTGAAGATCTGGCGTGCGAGAGGAGGTCTGGACAGCACTGACATGACTGACATTACTGATGAACCTGGCAGCAACTGA
- the kif21a gene encoding kinesin-like protein KIF21A isoform X3, which yields MNPGQDESSVRVALRIRPQLAREKIEGCHICTFVTPGEPQVILGKDKAFTFDHVFDMDTDQETIYANCTEKLIEGCLEGYNATIFAYGQTGSGKTYTMGTGFDVSISEDELGIIPRAVSHLFKGIEQRRQAATEQGRPVPEFKINAQFLELYNEEVLDLFDSTRDMESRKQKSHIKIHEDASGGIYTVGVTTRTVSSEAEMMQCLKLGALSRTTASTQMNVQSSRSHAIFTIHLCQVRVCTPSDNNDNETDNRLANGSSDMDEFETLTAKFHFVDLAGSERLKRTGATGERAKEGISINCGLLALGNVISALGDRSKRSTHVPYRDSKLTRLLQDSLGGNSQTVMIACISPSDRDFMETLNTLKYANRARNIKNKVVVNQDKASQQISALRTEIARLQMELMEYRTGKRIVSEDGMESINDMYHENSMLQMENQNLRVRVKAMQETIDAQRARLTQILSDQANNALAKAGEGSEEIGNMIQNYIKEIEDLRAKLLESEAVNENLRKNLSRASTRSPFYGGSAAFSLGPDPSQETSDIIELAKKDLEKLKRRERKKKKSVLKEEIPDNEQEKGNEREQCEPASEEAEEVQEGSDHEEAEEEEEEEEDEELEADESSDDSDSELDEKENFQADLANITCEIAIKQKLIDELENSQRRLHTLKQQYEQKLMMLQSKIQDTQLERDRVLQNMGSVESCTEDKAKKIKAEYEKKLTVMNKELQKLQAAQKEHARLLKNQSQYEKQLKKLQQEVVEMKKIKVRLMKQMKEQQEKNRLTESRRNREIATLKKDQRKQEHQLKLLEAQKRQQELILRRKTEEVTALRRQVRPISGKMNRKVLLPENVQDSAHRMPSTRTHTGSGAPNGTRLYHRRPVGIYSTRIARVKWQSLERRISDIIMQRMTISNMEADMNRLLKQREDLTRRRDKLNRKKEKMATDSPEAEKAVQSLNEELESLLANIDYINDSIADCQANIMQMEEAKEEGETMDVSAVISSCTLSEARFLLDHFMSMAINKGLHAAQKESQIKVMEGRLKQTEINSATQNQLLFHMLKEKAEFNPELDALLGNALQELGNMSVENEDDSSSDESTQSPAADANTMATDLMKLCGETKTRSKARRRTTTQMELLYANSCEPGLDTPSGEFTSPLHPMAETPEGTDESLSSTLRDYMLPGSALSSRMGGINSGSRPGGLEKRVPEASPLNRRKTYDKGQAAADRAKAQEIKQGVINPVPASKSNRGGTLQCVHVAEGHSKAVLCVDSTDDLLFTGSKDRTCKVWNLVTGQEIMSLGGHPNNVVSVRYSSSMVFTVSTSYIKVWDIRDSAKCIRTLTSSGQVSTGDACAGNTSRTVTTAAGENQINQIALNPTGTVLYVAAGNSVRMWDLRRFVSSGKLTGHLGPVMCLTVDHSGSGQDLVITGSKDHYIKMFDVTEGALGSISPTHNFEPPHYDGIESVVVQGDCLFSGSRDNGIKKWDLARKDLLQQVPNAHRDWVCALGVVPGSPALLSGCRGGVLKLWHKDTLSALGELRGHESPINSISTNSSLLFTASDDRTVKIWRARGGLDSTDMTDITDEPGSN from the exons ACTGGTTCGGGAAAGACGTACACGATGGGCACTGGTTTCGACGTGAGCATATCGGAAGATGAGCTGGGCATCATCCCTCGAGCAGTCAGTCACCTTTTCAAAGGCATTGAGCAGAGACGACAGGCTGCAACAGAGCAAGGACGCCCAGTACCTGAGTTCAAGATTAATGCCCAGTTCCTGGAG ttGTATAATGAGGAGGTTCTGGATCTCTTTGACTCTACACGTGATATGGAGTCCCGAAAACAGAAATCTCAcataaagatccatgaagatgcCAGCGGCGGCATTTATACGGTGGGAGTGACCACACGCACTGTTTCTTCAGAGGCTGAA ATGATGCAGTGTTTGAAGCTGGGCGCTCTTTCACGAACTACTGCTAGCACTCAAATGAACGTACAGAGTTCTCGCTCACATGCCATCTTCACAATCCACCTGTGCCAAGTGCGCGTATGCACACCTTCAGACAAT AATGACAATGAGACTGATAACCGGCTGGCCAATGGCTCATCTGACATGGATGAGTTTGAGACACTAACTGCAAAGTTTCACTTCGTGGATCTGGCAGGTTCAGAACGGCTAAAGAGAACCGGTGCCACCGGAGAAAGAGCCAAAGAGGGCATTTCCATCAACTGTGGACTG TTGGCATTGGggaatgtcatcagtgccttaGGAGACAGAAGCAAACGGTCAACACATGTGCCTTACCGAGACTCCAAACTTACACGTCTTCTCCAGGATTCTTTGGGTGGCAACAG CCAAACAGTGATGATAGCCTGCATAAGTCCATCAGACCGGGACTTCATGGAGACTCTGAACACGCTGAAGTATGCAAACCGAGCCCGTAACATAAAGAACAAAGTGGTGGTGAATCAGGACAAAGCCAGTCAGCAGATCAGTGCTCTAAGGACGGAGATTGCAAGGCTGCAAATGGAGCTCATGGAGTACCGTACG GGCAAGCGTATTGTTAGTGAGGATGGCATGGAGAGCATCAATGACATGTACCATGAGAACTCCATGCTGCAGATGGAGAACCAGAATCTACGTGTACGTGTGAAAGCCATGCAAGAGACAATCGACGCCCAGCGAGCCCGCCTCACTCAGATCCTCAGCGATCAGGCTAATAATGCACTTGCAAAAGCTG GGGAAGGCAGTGAGGAAATTGGAAATATGATACAGAACTACATCAAAGAGATTGAAGATTTGAG GGCAAAATTGCTGGAAAGCGAGGCAGTGAATGAGAATCTGAGGAAGAATCTGTCTCGAGCGTCCACTAGATCGCCTTTCTATGGAGGGTCTGCAGCTTTCTCTCTGGGTCCTGACCCATCCCAAGAGACCTCTGACATCATTGAGCTGGCTAAGAAAGATCTGGAGAAActgaagaggagagagaggaagaaaaaaaaaag TGTTTTAAAGGAAGAAATCCCTGATAATGAgcaagagaaggggaatgagcgAGAGCAGTGTGAGCCTGCGAGTGAGGAGGCAGAG GAGGTCCAGGAAGGCAGTGATCATGAAGAGgctgaggaagaagaggaggaggaggaagatgaggagcTGGAAGCTGACGAGAGTTCAGATGATTCAGACTCAGAGTTGGATGAGAAAG AGAACTTTCAGGCAGACCTGGCCAACATCACTTGTGAGATTGCTATCAAGCAGAAGTTAATCGATGAGCTGGAGAACAGCCAAAGACGTCTTCACACCCTCAAACAGCAATATGAGCAAAAACTCATGATGCTGCAGAGTAAGATTCAGGACACTCAGCTGGAGAGAGATCGTGTACTGCAAAACATGG GCTCCGTAGAGTCCTGTACTGAGGACAAGGCGAAGAAAATAAAGGCAGAGTATGAGAAGAAACTAACCGTCATGAACAAAGAACTGCAGAAACTGCAAGCCGCCCAGAAAGAACACGCTCGCCTGCTCAAGAACCAGTCACAGTATGAAAAGCAGCTTAAGAAACTCCAACAGGAAGTCGTGGAGATGAAGAAAATCAAA GTGCGTCTGATGAAGCAAATGAAGGAGCAGCAGGAGAAAAACCGTCTGACAGAGTCACGCAGGAACCGTGAGATTGCCACACTGAAGAAGGACCAGCGAAAACAGGAG CACCAGCTGAAACTGCTTGAGGCCCAGAAGAGGCAGCAAGAGCTCATACTGCGCAGGAAGACTGAGGAG GTGACTGCTCTGAGACGGCAGGTTCGGCCTATTTCAGGAAAGATGAACAGAAAGGTTCTCCTACCAGAGAATGTACAGGACTCTGCCCACAGAATGCccagcacacgcacacacacaggatcaGGAGCTCCGAACGGAACGAG ACTGTACCATCGCAGACCTGTAGGGATTTACTCTACTCGTATAGCACGGGTCAAATGGCAGAGTCTGGAGCGCCGAATCTCCGACATCATCATGCAGCGCATGACAATCTCCAATATGGAGGCAGATATGAATCGCCTTCTcaag CAAAGAGAGGATCTCACACGGCGGAGAGACAAGCTAAacaggaagaaggagaagatggCCACCGATAGCCCTGAAGCTGAAAAAGCTGTGCAGTCTCTGAACGAGGAATTGGAGTCCCTTTTAGCAAATATCGACTACATTAACGACAGTATTGCTGACTGCCAGGCCAACATCATGCAGATGGAGGAGGCGAAG gaAGAGGGTGAGACGATGGATGTTTCAGCTGTGATCAGCTCCTGCACCCTTTCAGAGGCTCGTTTTCTTCTGGATCATTTCATGTCTATGGCTATCAATAAG GGACTACACGCGGCCCAGAAAGAGTCTCAGATTAAGGTGATGGAGGGCCGACTCAAGCAGACTGAGATCAACAGCGCCACTCAGAACCAACTGTTATTCCATATGCTGAAGGAGAAAGCAGAGTTTAACCCGGAGCTGGATGCACTTCTTGGGAATGCTCTGCAAG AGCTAGGTAACATGTCTGTGG AGAATGAAGATGACAGTAGCAGTGATGAGTCGACACAGAGTCCTGCAGCAGATGCGAA CACCATGGCCACTGATCTCATGAAGCTCTGTGGAGAGACCAAGACCAGGAGTAAG GCTCGAAGAAGAACTACCACACAAATGGAGTTGCTCTATGCGAACAGCTGTGAGCCTGGCCTCGATACACCCAGTGGGGAATTCACCAGCCCTCTCCACCCGATGGCTGAAACTCCAGAGGGCACAGACGAATCTTTGAGTAGTACGCTTAGGGACTACATGCTCCCTGGTTCTGCCTTGTCCTCGAGAATGGGTGGCAT AAACTCTGGCTCCAGACCTGGGGGGCTGGAAAAGAGAGTGCCGGAAGCGTCACCTCTCAACCGCAGGAAGACCTATGACAAGGGACAAGCAGCAGCCGACAGGGCTAAAGCACAGGAGATCAAACA AGGAGTGATAAACCCAGTACCTGCATCGAAGAGCAATCGCGGCGGTactctgcagtgtgtgcatgtggctGAGGGCCATAGCAAAGCTGTGCTGTGTGTGGACTCCACTGATGATCTCCTATTTACTGGATCTAAAG ATCGCACGTGCAAGGTGTGGAatctggtgactgggcaggaaaTCATGTCTCTCGGTGGCCATCCTAATAACGTTGTGTCAGTACGTTATAGCTCCAGCATGGTCTTTACAGTCTCCACCTCTTACATAAAAGTGTGGGACATCCGCGACTCTGCAAAGTGCATCCGCACCCTCAC atccTCTGGTCAGGTGAGCACAGGCGATGCATGTGCTGGTAACACCAGCCGCACAGTGACTACAGCCGCTGGAGAAAACCAGATCAACCAGATTGCCCTCAACCCTACAGGCACAGTGCTGTATGTGGCAGCTGGCAACTCTGTCCGCATGTGGGACCTCAGAAG GTTTGTCTCTTCAGGAAAACTTACAGGTCATCTAGGCCCAGTCATGTGTTTGACTGTGGATCACTCTGGCAGTGGCCAAGATCTGGTCATCACCGGCTCTAAGGATCACTATATCAAG ATGTTTGATGTAACAGAAGGAGCTCTAGGCAGCATCAGTCCTACGCACAACTTTGAACCTCCACACTACGATGGCATTGAGTCGGTAGTGGTGCAGGGAGACTGTCTATTCAGTGGCTCCAGAGacaatggaataaaaaaatgggaCCTGGCTCGCAAAGACCTACTGCAG CAAGTTCCTAACGCTCACCGGGACTGGGTGTGTGCGCTGGGCGTTGTGCCAGGTTCTCCTGCCCTGCTGAGTGGCTGTAGAGGAGGAGTGTTGAAGCTCTGGCACAAGGACACACTGAGCGCTCTCGGAGAACTCCGGGGACACGAGAGTCCTATCAACAGCATCTCTACAAACAGCAGCTTATTGTTTACCGCATCAGA TGATCGAACGGTGAAGATCTGGCGTGCGAGAGGAGGTCTGGACAGCACTGACATGACTGACATTACTGATGAACCTGGCAGCAACTGA